A stretch of the Maridesulfovibrio bastinii DSM 16055 genome encodes the following:
- a CDS encoding PLP-dependent cysteine synthase family protein yields the protein MTLENVLNCVGGTPCLNLALSSGHVFAKAEFMNPSGSIKDRVAARIIELAIQNGSLRPGMRIAEASSGNMGISLAMAGAAYGYRVTIYMCESASIERRNILRLLGAELVLTPPEQSVGGALEALMADAESDPDVFLVNQFGNKENIAAHYNGTGKELWEDMDGDIDCFISGIGSGGTMMGVGTYLREKNPEVRLIAVEPQGAAALLGHKPKQHGIEGIGDGFLPEIVDPDFIDSIIEVTDSQAVENALALARRKGLFVGMSSGANLAAAALVLKDYPEWKIATTLPDRAERYFSTQLFLNKAV from the coding sequence ATGACGCTGGAAAATGTCCTTAATTGTGTCGGAGGTACTCCATGCCTGAATCTGGCGTTGAGCAGCGGGCATGTTTTTGCAAAAGCGGAATTTATGAATCCCAGTGGTTCGATTAAAGACAGAGTGGCTGCAAGAATTATTGAGCTGGCTATCCAAAATGGATCGTTGAGGCCGGGAATGAGGATTGCAGAAGCTTCAAGCGGCAATATGGGGATTTCTCTTGCTATGGCCGGTGCCGCTTACGGGTACAGGGTGACTATATATATGTGCGAATCTGCCAGCATCGAACGCAGAAATATTCTCCGTCTGCTTGGAGCAGAGCTGGTTTTGACTCCACCTGAGCAAAGTGTCGGCGGAGCGCTTGAAGCTCTGATGGCTGATGCGGAGTCTGATCCTGATGTCTTTTTAGTCAATCAATTCGGCAATAAGGAAAATATAGCTGCCCATTACAATGGAACTGGAAAGGAACTCTGGGAAGATATGGATGGCGATATTGATTGTTTCATAAGCGGGATAGGCAGTGGTGGTACAATGATGGGTGTGGGAACTTATCTCAGAGAAAAAAATCCTGAAGTACGGCTGATTGCCGTTGAACCGCAAGGTGCTGCTGCATTACTGGGGCATAAGCCCAAACAACATGGGATAGAAGGGATTGGAGATGGTTTTTTGCCGGAGATTGTTGATCCAGATTTTATTGATTCCATAATAGAAGTTACAGATTCTCAGGCTGTGGAAAATGCTTTGGCATTGGCCCGTAGAAAAGGTCTGTTTGTAGGGATGTCCTCCGGAGCAAACCTTGCGGCTGCAGCACTTGTGCTTAAGGATTATCCTGAATGGAAGATCGCAACAACTCTGCCGGATAGAGCTGAAAGATATTTCAGTACACAATTGTTTTTGAATAAAGCTGTTTAG
- a CDS encoding YciI family protein: MFIVSLNYKCETCKIDEFLAEHIEYLNKQYSLKHFIASGRKNPRTGGIILARVETQEELLDILKNDPFKREDLADYTIQEFIPTMVADGLESLLETLK; the protein is encoded by the coding sequence ATGTTCATAGTATCATTAAACTACAAATGTGAGACCTGCAAAATAGATGAATTTCTTGCAGAACATATTGAATACTTAAATAAACAGTACAGCCTAAAACATTTCATCGCCTCAGGACGCAAAAACCCGAGAACAGGTGGAATAATACTGGCCAGAGTTGAAACGCAGGAAGAACTTCTCGATATTCTTAAAAACGATCCATTCAAACGTGAAGATCTTGCTGACTACACTATTCAGGAATTCATCCCCACAATGGTTGCCGATGGGCTGGAATCACTTTTGGAAACATTGAAGTAA
- a CDS encoding helix-turn-helix domain-containing protein: MFASKWSDINQSKESPEESGTVYEKEEIWKEHQIRDGIKLVVQNIPYLEKDIQFSADSQDSYVEFMYCLSGNIRTTLIDSFQKKHLIETAAAKYTIAYLPQIKSLSTIMAGSRIQSVGLQIKTDVLLQLTDGKGQHLCPQLYERIATSDSVPFSIDEPLPLHIRITVRQILESMLTGSMKTIFLEYKTLELLYTQLSLLDHALLESRKISQYEHQAALRAYEILMQDIASPPPLLELAKKSGITHTRLNKIFKTIYGKTVFGLLRQKRLECSRKMLEDGRRSIAEIAYECGFSNPSHLSRTFVEYYGLQPKRYKEEFTKQHENNSVSI; the protein is encoded by the coding sequence ATGTTCGCTTCTAAATGGTCTGACATAAATCAAAGCAAAGAATCTCCGGAAGAATCCGGGACAGTTTATGAGAAGGAAGAAATCTGGAAAGAGCATCAAATAAGAGATGGCATTAAACTCGTTGTACAAAATATTCCCTATCTTGAAAAAGACATTCAATTTTCAGCAGATTCACAGGATTCATACGTTGAATTTATGTACTGCCTTTCAGGAAATATACGCACAACACTTATCGATTCGTTTCAAAAAAAGCATCTCATAGAAACCGCTGCGGCTAAATATACCATTGCCTATCTTCCGCAAATTAAGTCCTTATCCACCATAATGGCAGGCTCCCGGATTCAGTCAGTCGGGCTTCAAATTAAAACTGATGTTCTTCTTCAACTAACAGATGGCAAAGGGCAGCATCTTTGCCCACAATTATATGAAAGAATAGCAACCAGCGACAGCGTGCCGTTCTCCATTGATGAACCATTGCCACTGCACATTCGCATAACTGTTAGACAAATACTTGAGAGCATGCTCACGGGATCAATGAAAACAATTTTTCTGGAGTATAAGACCCTTGAATTGTTATACACTCAACTCAGCCTTTTAGACCATGCACTGCTTGAATCCCGCAAAATTTCTCAATATGAACATCAGGCCGCTCTTAGGGCTTATGAAATACTTATGCAGGATATCGCTTCACCACCTCCACTTCTTGAGCTTGCCAAAAAATCCGGGATAACCCATACCCGCTTAAATAAAATCTTCAAAACAATTTACGGAAAAACTGTTTTCGGTCTACTCAGACAAAAAAGGCTGGAATGTTCAAGAAAAATGCTTGAGGACGGCAGAAGAAGTATTGCTGAAATTGCTTACGAATGCGGATTCTCAAATCCAAGTCACTTATCGAGAACTTTTGTTGAATATTATGGGCTGCAACCCAAACGCTACAAGGAAGAATTCACAAAACAACATGAAAACAACTCTGTCTCAATCTGA
- a CDS encoding acetyltransferase translates to MIHIFGCGGHSLVVLDTLEALNKTDIVFYDDKVITDPEFEQYKFGGAIADCVPDKINDSFIVAIGNNAIRKNIFLKFSQQMKALNPVHPSAIISKHSSIKQGSVVFAGAIINRKACIEENVIINTGAIIEHECIIGSHTHVAPGSTLCGSVTIGENCLIGANSTILPCLTVGAGSIIGAGSVVTKNVPPNTVVKNSY, encoded by the coding sequence ATGATTCATATTTTTGGATGCGGCGGCCATTCGTTGGTTGTGCTGGATACTTTAGAAGCCCTCAATAAAACAGATATTGTATTCTATGATGATAAAGTAATAACTGATCCTGAATTCGAGCAATATAAATTCGGCGGAGCCATAGCTGACTGTGTTCCAGACAAAATAAATGACAGCTTTATTGTTGCCATTGGGAATAATGCTATCCGTAAAAATATATTTTTAAAATTCAGCCAGCAGATGAAAGCATTAAATCCGGTTCATCCGAGTGCAATAATTTCAAAGCATAGTAGCATAAAGCAGGGAAGCGTTGTCTTTGCCGGTGCAATTATAAACCGAAAAGCATGCATAGAGGAAAATGTCATCATAAATACAGGCGCTATAATAGAGCATGAATGCATTATCGGCAGCCATACTCATGTTGCCCCCGGCTCTACTCTTTGCGGCAGTGTTACAATTGGTGAGAACTGCCTTATTGGGGCAAATTCAACAATCCTGCCATGCCTCACTGTTGGAGCAGGATCAATCATCGGAGCAGGCTCCGTTGTAACCAAAAATGTTCCTCCGAACACCGTGGTTAAAAATTCATATTAA
- a CDS encoding energy transducer TonB translates to MIHRSRGTGDLIIASLLAVMITGLVYVGVVMLNTGERQELKPVVEGAIRIAQAQDDEPVEPLEHKKLEDTKPPEKIKKTFSSRTSRHKSVKPRISLNTPEFSADMYPGMGGDMSIPRMNLGGMGFELDEVDEMPQVIRNFPPKYPFGAKRKHVEGQVVVRMLVNSKGIPTNLSINSSTPPGIFEQAALNAAKRWKFKPGRYNGKNVDTWVLLPFKFELTK, encoded by the coding sequence ATGATCCACAGGTCAAGAGGAACGGGAGATCTTATCATCGCAAGCCTTCTTGCTGTCATGATAACCGGACTTGTTTATGTCGGGGTTGTCATGCTCAACACCGGTGAAAGGCAGGAATTAAAACCTGTCGTGGAAGGAGCAATCCGAATTGCACAGGCTCAGGACGATGAACCGGTGGAACCGCTCGAGCATAAAAAGCTGGAAGACACAAAGCCACCCGAAAAAATTAAAAAGACTTTTTCTTCACGTACAAGCCGCCACAAGAGTGTAAAGCCCAGAATCTCTTTGAACACTCCAGAGTTCAGTGCCGACATGTATCCCGGAATGGGTGGCGATATGTCTATTCCAAGAATGAACCTTGGCGGTATGGGTTTTGAGCTGGATGAAGTTGATGAGATGCCACAGGTAATTAGAAATTTTCCCCCAAAATATCCCTTCGGCGCCAAAAGAAAACATGTGGAAGGACAAGTTGTGGTCCGCATGCTGGTAAACAGTAAAGGCATTCCAACAAATCTTTCAATAAACTCATCCACTCCGCCGGGTATATTTGAACAGGCTGCATTGAACGCGGCCAAAAGGTGGAAATTCAAACCGGGCCGCTACAATGGCAAAAATGTGGATACCTGGGTTCTGTTACCTTTTAAATTTGAGCTGACAAAATGA
- a CDS encoding ExbD/TolR family protein, with translation MKSIRYSRARRCGGSEINMTPLIDMVFILLIFFIVTTSFVRESGVDVQRPSAQSAETKEKANVILGLTAEGQIFIEGRPLDIRSVRAYMERFLAETPEGSVVIVADKDSMTGAAVQVLDQCRLAGVKNISLAARKK, from the coding sequence ATGAAAAGCATCCGGTATTCACGCGCCAGACGGTGTGGCGGCAGTGAAATAAACATGACTCCTCTTATAGATATGGTCTTTATTTTACTGATTTTTTTCATTGTAACAACCAGCTTTGTCAGAGAATCAGGAGTAGATGTTCAAAGGCCTTCAGCCCAAAGCGCGGAAACCAAAGAGAAAGCCAATGTGATACTGGGCCTTACTGCCGAAGGACAGATTTTTATAGAAGGAAGACCATTAGATATCCGTTCGGTAAGGGCTTACATGGAGCGTTTTCTTGCTGAAACTCCCGAAGGATCTGTTGTTATCGTAGCCGACAAAGACAGCATGACCGGTGCTGCGGTGCAGGTCTTGGATCAATGTCGTCTGGCCGGAGTAAAAAACATAAGTCTTGCGGCAAGGAAAAAGTAA
- a CDS encoding tetratricopeptide repeat protein, giving the protein MKTLSIAIILLLLLLTQSVSSFAKIPPKARQILYKAQLLMDNERFKEAADVIKKYMNSTSETIDAQVYLTLGGCLNQAGDEKNAYSVFKQGFQKYPEDEILCRNTAVAAYELEKFDESGKLLEKAYTLQKKPDPKILFQSGSMYYQGEDFKNSARVMLKLISSVKNPEKEWILLTIHSLLADRQIAKTKSILLKYLASTPEDAAYWQLLAKLNMEKDQMSEAAAALEIAYRLKQPSQSELLNLAAIYRYEEAPLLAAKVLQRAYGKNINSKQALKISALYASAGRITEAIKYLDLYTVNGTTLLKKGKLLFTARKFKQAENTFKKCLGSKEANEARFYLALCAWEQKEWSRARKELLKITDITIKKRSSGYLDILREIEKIQL; this is encoded by the coding sequence ATGAAAACTTTATCCATAGCAATAATCCTGCTTCTGCTCTTGCTGACGCAGTCTGTTTCAAGCTTCGCCAAAATACCTCCCAAGGCACGCCAGATTCTGTATAAAGCGCAATTACTTATGGACAATGAACGCTTTAAGGAAGCTGCAGATGTTATTAAAAAATATATGAATTCAACTTCTGAAACGATTGACGCACAGGTTTATCTGACTCTGGGTGGCTGTCTGAATCAGGCCGGAGATGAAAAAAATGCTTATTCAGTATTCAAGCAGGGTTTTCAAAAATATCCTGAAGACGAGATATTATGCAGAAACACTGCGGTTGCAGCCTATGAGCTTGAAAAATTTGATGAATCAGGAAAACTTTTAGAAAAAGCCTACACCCTGCAAAAAAAACCTGATCCTAAAATTCTGTTTCAATCCGGCTCAATGTACTATCAGGGGGAAGACTTCAAAAATTCAGCACGGGTGATGCTGAAACTAATATCCAGTGTAAAAAATCCTGAAAAAGAATGGATACTGCTCACTATCCATTCACTGCTTGCTGACAGACAGATAGCAAAAACTAAATCTATACTGCTTAAATATCTTGCATCTACACCGGAAGATGCCGCCTACTGGCAGTTGCTGGCAAAGCTGAATATGGAAAAAGATCAAATGTCAGAAGCTGCCGCGGCATTGGAAATAGCATACAGACTAAAACAACCTTCTCAAAGTGAGTTATTAAACCTTGCGGCAATATACAGATATGAAGAGGCTCCACTACTCGCGGCTAAGGTGCTGCAAAGAGCATACGGAAAGAATATAAATTCAAAACAGGCTCTCAAAATTTCAGCTCTGTATGCTTCTGCAGGAAGAATTACAGAAGCTATCAAGTATCTTGATCTATATACTGTAAATGGAACGACTCTGCTTAAAAAAGGAAAACTCCTATTCACGGCAAGAAAGTTTAAGCAGGCTGAAAATACTTTCAAAAAATGCCTTGGCTCTAAAGAAGCAAATGAAGCTAGATTCTATCTTGCGCTTTGTGCGTGGGAGCAGAAAGAATGGTCCAGAGCCAGAAAAGAGCTTTTAAAAATCACAGATATTACAATTAAAAAAAGATCTTCAGGATACCTTGACATTTTGCGTGAAATAGAAAAGATACAACTTTAA
- a CDS encoding DUF3450 domain-containing protein encodes MNKFVTLPLLLLLLFAAQAQGNTQVKATHEKIVNAISVESAAQKQYQKWSEQKEEDSDEIREMKATEAWLKFQNEKYGRYLKKQKAVIAELLRRKEEAKKIKMQLEPFLEKIVDHLEAFVKTDLPFLKEERTRRIQFLHDSLNDYHLELSEKLRRVFEALLVETEYGQNVSTSVQELEIGGTPTQVTIFRLGRTALYYQTTDGSEVGIWDKNTKSWQTLDHSYSQTLHRAQDMADRKRAVELLELPLGATK; translated from the coding sequence ATGAATAAATTTGTCACTCTTCCATTGCTGCTGCTTTTACTTTTTGCGGCACAAGCCCAGGGCAATACGCAGGTTAAAGCTACCCACGAAAAAATTGTAAACGCAATTTCAGTGGAATCAGCAGCCCAAAAGCAATACCAAAAATGGTCTGAACAAAAAGAAGAAGATTCAGACGAAATCAGGGAGATGAAAGCCACAGAAGCATGGCTTAAATTTCAAAATGAAAAATACGGCAGGTATTTAAAAAAGCAGAAAGCTGTAATTGCCGAACTTCTAAGAAGAAAAGAAGAAGCAAAAAAGATTAAAATGCAGCTTGAGCCATTTCTGGAAAAAATAGTCGATCACCTTGAAGCATTTGTAAAAACGGACCTGCCCTTTTTAAAGGAAGAAAGAACCCGCCGCATCCAGTTCCTCCATGATTCATTAAATGACTATCACCTTGAACTCAGTGAAAAACTGCGCCGGGTTTTTGAGGCGTTGCTGGTTGAAACCGAATATGGACAAAATGTATCCACCTCTGTTCAGGAGCTTGAGATTGGTGGAACCCCGACACAGGTCACAATATTCCGGCTCGGACGTACAGCGCTTTACTACCAGACAACAGATGGCTCCGAAGTTGGTATCTGGGATAAAAACACTAAATCATGGCAGACCCTTGACCACTCATATTCGCAAACACTTCACCGCGCACAGGACATGGCGGACCGCAAAAGAGCTGTAGAACTGCTGGAACTTCCCCTTGGAGCAACAAAATGA
- a CDS encoding MotA/TolQ/ExbB proton channel family protein: MKIILSCCLLLTMLHPCNAYSKGWTDTVSDVNSIAAKSNQNAEETRKIIAKERKEVKAEKGQLTLSIKNKQKTFDSLKADYEKLLEQEKQLKKELAEQNQEIQTIDGTIRTSAKQARDYFHESLTTPEFPERNAIIKEVLQPDKFAGLEGIRNLLTLFMDEMAASGEIKRREGKFTATDGTENQGELIRIGSFTAAYRLPDGNLGFLRPSPDGSSLLAIQGDPGWSLSKTMNNFFDNEDVVFPVDISNGASFARLAQEQKSIGEWLSAGGLLVWPIIIVGIVAGILVIERFYSLSRIRSNSDRNMGIILKMVSSEEWNKCKEFCKKQSKYPTCRIIGHTLNYMGEAREIIENAFQEGLLKELPMLERSLPTLNVLAAIAPLLGLLGTVTGMISTFQVITLYGTGDPRMMSGGISEALVTTQLGLAVAVPIMILHHILERRVDKIIGDMEEKGAGFAVALMKKGALKTQDKKNAAI, translated from the coding sequence ATGAAAATAATTTTATCCTGCTGTCTGCTGTTAACCATGCTTCATCCTTGCAATGCATACTCTAAAGGATGGACGGATACAGTCAGCGATGTAAATTCAATTGCGGCTAAATCTAATCAGAATGCTGAAGAAACACGAAAAATTATCGCAAAAGAGAGAAAAGAAGTTAAAGCTGAAAAGGGACAGCTGACGCTGAGTATAAAAAACAAGCAAAAAACATTTGATTCTCTCAAAGCTGACTACGAAAAACTGCTTGAACAGGAAAAGCAGTTAAAAAAAGAACTGGCAGAACAAAATCAGGAAATACAGACTATAGATGGAACTATCCGCACTTCGGCTAAACAGGCTAGAGACTACTTTCATGAAAGTCTGACCACCCCTGAATTTCCTGAACGTAACGCGATAATAAAAGAGGTTCTTCAGCCTGACAAATTTGCAGGCCTTGAAGGAATCCGCAATCTGCTGACCCTCTTTATGGATGAAATGGCCGCATCTGGTGAAATTAAAAGACGTGAGGGGAAATTTACAGCTACAGACGGCACAGAAAATCAGGGAGAGTTGATACGCATCGGATCTTTTACCGCAGCCTATCGTCTTCCAGATGGAAATCTCGGTTTCCTGCGTCCATCTCCTGACGGCAGCAGTCTGCTTGCAATCCAAGGCGATCCCGGCTGGTCTCTCTCGAAAACCATGAATAATTTTTTTGACAACGAAGATGTTGTCTTTCCTGTAGACATTTCCAACGGAGCCTCGTTTGCAAGACTGGCTCAGGAACAAAAAAGTATTGGAGAATGGCTGAGTGCCGGCGGATTACTGGTCTGGCCGATAATAATTGTCGGAATAGTTGCCGGAATCCTTGTTATTGAAAGATTCTATTCACTAAGCAGAATCAGAAGCAATTCCGACCGCAATATGGGAATAATCCTCAAAATGGTTTCCAGCGAAGAATGGAACAAATGCAAGGAGTTCTGCAAAAAACAGTCTAAATATCCAACCTGCCGAATTATAGGTCACACCTTGAATTATATGGGCGAGGCCAGAGAAATTATTGAAAATGCATTTCAGGAAGGATTACTGAAAGAACTCCCCATGCTCGAACGTTCACTGCCAACACTCAACGTTCTGGCGGCAATTGCTCCCCTGCTCGGACTGCTTGGAACAGTAACCGGTATGATCAGCACATTTCAGGTCATTACACTATATGGAACAGGTGATCCGCGGATGATGTCCGGTGGTATCTCCGAAGCACTGGTAACAACACAATTAGGTCTGGCTGTAGCTGTTCCTATAATGATTCTCCACCATATACTTGAAAGGCGTGTCGATAAAATCATCGGCGATATGGAAGAAAAGGGAGCGGGCTTTGCCGTTGCTCTGATGAAAAAAGGAGCACTAAAAACACAGGATAAAAAAAATGCAGCAATATAG
- a CDS encoding MotA/TolQ/ExbB proton channel family protein, translating into MQQYSILERLAENFLAGGDIMVAILILSLIMWALAIYKSIHFIRENSKEKQPAQCLKIYNKDHENSIKQLPLWQYEIVTEYMNTCCNDPQLNRKILDSVRVRHEFKTMCFIGTILILAAAAPLLGLLGTVSGMISTFDVIAHFGTGNARALASGISEALITTQSGLVAALPGLLLGGILFRKGEKLKNRMEMFCINLQEQTHRTSLQGEQ; encoded by the coding sequence ATGCAGCAATATAGCATTCTGGAACGACTGGCAGAAAACTTTCTGGCCGGTGGCGATATAATGGTCGCAATTCTTATTCTGTCACTGATCATGTGGGCACTGGCTATCTATAAAAGCATACACTTCATCCGTGAAAACAGTAAGGAAAAGCAACCTGCCCAATGTTTGAAAATATATAATAAAGATCATGAAAACAGCATAAAACAACTTCCACTCTGGCAATATGAAATCGTCACGGAATACATGAATACCTGCTGTAACGATCCCCAGCTGAACAGGAAAATACTCGATTCAGTCCGGGTTAGGCATGAATTCAAAACCATGTGCTTCATAGGTACAATTCTCATTCTTGCTGCCGCTGCGCCTCTCCTCGGACTGCTGGGAACGGTTTCAGGGATGATTTCCACTTTTGACGTAATTGCCCATTTCGGTACAGGCAATGCGCGGGCTCTGGCCTCGGGAATATCGGAAGCCCTGATCACCACCCAAAGCGGTCTTGTTGCAGCGTTGCCCGGGCTTCTCCTCGGAGGAATTCTTTTCCGTAAAGGTGAAAAGCTGAAGAACAGGATGGAAATGTTCTGCATAAACCTTCAGGAACAGACCCACAGGACCAGTCTACAGGGAGAACAGTGA
- a CDS encoding alpha/beta hydrolase, with product MKKNENHVEGSSMIVLEKMGSFMFGGSVSTESNGDTLHVNHGYAQFGIPYGRRQYPLVMWHGFDQSGRCWENTPDGRDGFMQIFLRRHWPVYLIDQPKRGRAGRAKNLAAASALTDSFYWNFFRFGEWNPPAERFFYPGVLCPQDSDSIDQALRQVTVNTGVEPFPDRAERDFMAETVADLFHKIDAGILLTHSHSGQYGWATAMKEPARVKAVVAYEPASFAFPENEPPADIPSDLDIVNQQMAPQLYSLNDFNKLTEMPILIVLGDNFHTEKTNSYPNEFWRVARARTFQFAAAVNSHGGDATIMDLPAMGIHGNSHFIFADLNSNEIADLLSDFLMEKGLAGCSHHHW from the coding sequence ATGAAAAAAAATGAGAATCATGTAGAGGGTAGTTCAATGATAGTTTTGGAAAAGATGGGAAGTTTTATGTTTGGCGGAAGTGTTTCAACAGAAAGCAATGGCGATACTCTCCATGTTAATCATGGTTACGCTCAGTTTGGTATCCCTTACGGGCGCAGGCAATATCCTCTGGTTATGTGGCACGGATTTGATCAGTCCGGTAGATGCTGGGAGAATACGCCTGATGGGCGTGATGGTTTTATGCAGATTTTTTTGCGCCGTCACTGGCCTGTCTACCTTATTGATCAGCCCAAACGGGGCAGGGCTGGACGGGCAAAAAATTTAGCAGCAGCGTCAGCTTTAACTGATAGCTTTTACTGGAACTTCTTCAGATTTGGTGAATGGAATCCACCGGCAGAGAGATTTTTCTATCCCGGAGTTCTTTGCCCTCAGGATTCTGATTCTATCGATCAGGCTCTGCGTCAGGTTACCGTTAATACCGGGGTGGAACCATTTCCAGACAGAGCAGAGCGTGATTTTATGGCAGAAACTGTTGCCGACCTTTTTCATAAAATTGACGCTGGAATCCTGCTTACACATTCGCATAGCGGACAGTACGGCTGGGCAACTGCAATGAAGGAACCCGCGAGGGTAAAAGCAGTGGTAGCTTATGAGCCAGCCAGCTTTGCCTTTCCGGAAAATGAACCTCCAGCTGATATTCCTTCTGATCTGGATATTGTAAATCAACAGATGGCCCCGCAACTTTATTCGCTGAATGATTTTAACAAGTTGACTGAAATGCCTATTCTTATTGTGCTGGGTGACAATTTTCATACCGAGAAAACAAACAGTTATCCGAATGAGTTCTGGAGAGTTGCGCGTGCAAGAACTTTTCAGTTTGCAGCAGCAGTGAATTCTCACGGTGGAGACGCAACCATTATGGATCTTCCTGCTATGGGGATACACGGTAATAGTCATTTTATATTTGCGGATCTGAATAGTAATGAAATTGCGGACCTGCTTTCTGATTTCCTAATGGAAAAGGGGCTTGCAGGTTGTTCTCATCATCATTGGTGA